The following are from one region of the Heliangelus exortis chromosome 2, bHelExo1.hap1, whole genome shotgun sequence genome:
- the LOC139793268 gene encoding collagen, type I, alpha 1b-like: MFFVFFPSYMGAMEPGKEEGLGGERRAGHRPLPQGEGCQGPGQAARPRGRAKAGGGEGLPHRKGRVPTPAVRLPQRGGWGGPGRRRQRQPTSRLREDEAFSFLLFLPSLAPAAGVRGRRPRRGQSPSRPRPAPASISSGSSGGSSGGGGSSNSNNLPSPCWKEATSGPRAHRCEARGSGGCSQAGRAGGRRGVGSPSARPVAELQVEQTHGRQRRGSGEPRRAVPAPGADPSAPPVRRAWPSAGLRRGLPGLCKHLPSSQLPAALGRWMNASPQCFHGAISARVPSPIAFIRCYFPVLSAKH; this comes from the exons ATGTTTTTCGTCTTCTTCCCTTCATACATGGGCGCGATGGAGCCGGGAAAGGAGGAGGGGTTGGGTGGGGAAAGGAGAGCGGGGCACCGGCCGCTCCCGCAGGGGGAGGGCTGCCAAGGGCCGGGGCAGGCGGCGAGGCCGCGGGGCCGGGCCAAGGCAGGCGGGGGGGAAGGGCTCCCTCACAGGAAGGGCCGCGTCCCGACGCCCGCTGTAAGGCTCCCCCAGAGGGGAGGCTGGGGTGGGCCCGGGCGGCGGCGACAGCGACAGCCAACCTCGCGGCTGAGGGAGGACGAagccttctccttccttctctttctcccctccctcGCCCCCGCAGCGGGTGTGCGCGGACGGCGCCCGCGACGCGGTCAGTCCCCGAGCCGCCCCCGGCCCGCACCCGCCTCCATTagcagcggcagcagcggcggcagcagcggcggcggcggcagcagcaacagcaacaacCTGCCCTCGCCATGTTGGAAGGAAGCGACGTCAGGGCCGCGGGCGCACCGCTGCGAAGCGAGAGGAAGCGGCGGCTGTTCCCAagccgggcgggcgggcgggcggagAGGGGTGGGCTCGCCGTCTGCCCGCCCCGTGGCTGAGCTACAGGTGGAGCAGACCCACGGCAGGCAGCGGAGGGGGAG CGGGGAACCTAGGAGAGCGGTGCCCGCCCCGGGGGCCGATCCCTCTGCCCCTCCGGTTCGCAGGGCATGGCCTTCCGCCGGGCTGAGGAGAGGCCTGCCCGGCCTCTGCAAGCACCTCCCCTCATCCCAGCTCCCCGCAGCTCTCGGGCGATGGATGAACGCTTCACCTCAGTGTTTTCATGGTGCCATTTCTGCTCGGGTGCCCTCACCTATCGCCTTCATCCGCTGCTACTTCCCCGTTCTGAGTGCAAagcattaa